One part of the Solea solea chromosome 1, fSolSol10.1, whole genome shotgun sequence genome encodes these proteins:
- the pck2 gene encoding phosphoenolpyruvate carboxykinase [GTP], mitochondrial: MSCLLLGVIRRKGGVGANVRVRALSSLSSLPSAVAEFVKGAVDECKPSGVHVVTGTAEETANILAGLERDGMVKKLPKYENCWLARTDPKDVARVESKTVIVTKNQRDTIPIPADGVKSQLGSWMSESDWQNARKERFPGCMAGRTMYVIPFSMGPVGSNLSKYGVQVTDSPYVVASMGIMTRMGTPVLNKLAEGVDFVRCQHSLGRPLPLKAPLVNSWPCNPEKVLVSHLPDTRQILSFGSGYGGNSLLGKKCFALRIASSIARDEGWLAEHMLILGITNPQGVKRYIAAAFPSACGKTNLAMMKPSLPGWKVECVGDDIAWMKFDSQGKLRAINPENGFFGVAPGTSDKTNPFAMATIAKNTVFTNVGETSDGGVWWEGLDPPAGVTFTDWHGKSWKPGSSTPCAHANSRFCTPATQCPIIDPQWESEEGVPIDAIIFGGRRPEGVPLVYETFNWQHGVFVGAAMRSEATAAAEHKGKTIMHDPFAMRPFFGYNFGDYLAHWLSMQSRKAPTQLPKIFHVNWFRKDPSSGAFLWPGFGENSRVLEWVFRRCSREREDEAARKSIIGWLPEDGAINTEGLGSSVDMGALFDVPKAFWQKETKELRAYFTQQVGADLPPQVEAELKALEDRVHK; the protein is encoded by the exons ATGTCGTGTCTTTTACTGGGAGTCATACGGAG GAAAGGTGGCGTCGGGGCAAATGTCAGGGTTCGGGCCCTGTCCTCGCTGTCCTCGCTGCCCTCTGCAGTGGCCGAGTTTGTGAAGGGAGCGGTGGACGAGTGTAAGCCCTCTGGCGTCCATGTGGTCACGGGGACAGCAGAGGAAACGGCCAACATCCTGGCAGGTCTGGAGAGGGATGGGATGGTCAAGAAGCTTCCTAAATATGAAAACTG TTGGTTGGCACGTACAGACCCTAAGGACGTGGCTCGGGTGGAGAGCAAGACTGTCATTGTGACCAAGAACCAAAGGGACACCATCCCCATCCCCGCTGACGGTGTGAAGAGCCAGTTAGGCAGCTGGATGAGCGAGTCAGACTGGCAGAATGCCAGAAAGGAGCGTTTTCCTGGCTGCATGGCAG GTCGGACCATGTACGTGATTCCCTTCAGTATGGGTCCCGTAGGCTCCAATCTAAGTAAATACGGTGTCCAG GTGACGGACTCGCCGTACGTGGTGGCCAGTATGGGGATCATGACGCGCATGGGAACACCGGTCCTCAACAAACTGGCCGAGGGAGTGGACTTTGTCCGCTGTCAGCACTCTCTCGGGCGACCTCTTCCCCTTAAAG CCCCTTTGGTCAACTCCTGGCCCTGTAACCCAGAGAAGGTGCTGGTATCTCACCTGCCCGACACCAGGCAGATTCTGTCCTTTGGTAGTGGATATGGAGGAAACTCTCTGCTGGGGAAGAAGTGTTTTGCCCTCCGCATCGCCTCCAGCATCGCAAGGGATGAGGGTTGGCTGGCAGAGCACATGCTG ATCCTGGGTATCACCAACCCTCAGGGAGTGAAGCGTTACATAGCAGCAGCTTTCCCCAGCGCCTGTGGTAAAACCAACTTGGCAATGATGAAACCGTCTTTACCCGGCTGGAAGGTTGAGTGTGTGGGAGACGACATCGCATGGATGAAGTTTGACAGCCAAG GGAAACTGAGGGCCATCAACCCAGAGAACGGTTTCTTCGGTGTAGCTCCAGGCACCTCAGACAAGACCAATCCCTTCGCCATGGCCACCATAGCCAAAAACACCGTGTTCACCAATGTTGGTGAAACCAGTGATGGAGGAGTGTGGTGGGAAGGACTGGACCCTCCTGCAGGCGTCACATTCACAGACTGGCACGGCAAATCCTGGAAGCCAG GAAGCTCGACTCCCTGTGCACACGCCAACTCCCGCTTCTGTACTCCGGCCACTCAGTGTCCCATCATTGACCCACAGTGGGAGAGCGAGGAGGGCGTTCCCATCGACGCCATCATCTTCGGAGGCAGGAGGCCAGAAG GAGTCCCTCTGGTCTACGAGACGTTCAACTGGCAGCATGGAGTTTTTGTTGGAGCTGCAATGAGGTCTGAGGCCACTGCAGCTGCTGAGCATAAAG gcaAGACGATCATGCATGACCCCTTCGCCATGCGACCGTTCTTCGGCTACAACTTTGGCGACTACCTCGCTCACTGGCTGAGCATGCAGAGCCGAAAGGCGCCCACTCAGCTGCCCAAGATCTTCCACGTCAACTGGTTCAGAAAGGACCCAAGCAGCGGCGCCTTCCTCTGGCCGGGCTTTGGTGAAAACTCCCGTGTGCTGGAGTGGGTGTTCAGGCGCTGCAGCCGGGAGAGGGAGGATGAAGCTGCCAGGAAGAGTATTATCGGTTGGCTGCCAGAAGATGGTGCCATCAACACTGAAGGCCTGGGCAGCAGTGTGGATATGGGTGCCTTGTTCGATGTGCCCAAAGCTTTCTGGCAGAAGGAGACCAAAGAGTTGAGAGCCTACTTCACTCAGCAAGTCGGAGCTGATCTGCCCCCACAGGTGGAGGCTGAGCTGAAGGCTCTGGAGGACAGAGTGCACAAGTAA